A genome region from Sporosarcina sp. ANT_H38 includes the following:
- a CDS encoding cell wall metabolism sensor histidine kinase WalK: MKLKTKIHLFSTLLMLVILTLTNTGIYFVYGKLAFDTEYNQLKMESQDLITSLSKMTGKTNPATVLHAYRPPNGAARIIDLTTDKVKVESRSEEGMKRYNPEIASGKRYSIGEFEKTPVLILREPVIWTDGKVVELQMIQLLTDVKNNLYLLKLILLGVTLIAMIPITISSIALGRIVINPIGNLIKTMSQSRQTGTYEKIEVPAEGKDEMAQMGNEFNNMMGQLESNFKKQEQFVSNASHELKTPLTVIESYARLLSRRGFDDLSVAEESVGAILGESIRMKHMIEQMLHLARNQEHVAFNFEKTDINSLVEKTLQPMRQAHARDFILEGNSSVVTVTDAEKLRQLLFILLDNARKYSEREIKTTISENETKISIAVTDYGNGIPEEALPRIFDRFYRVHEDRNRKTGGTGLGLSIAKELANGLGAELKLESSVGVGTTFWIIMPKKQFLTDF; the protein is encoded by the coding sequence ATGAAACTTAAAACAAAGATTCACCTTTTTTCTACGTTGCTGATGCTTGTTATCTTAACTTTGACGAACACGGGTATCTATTTCGTTTACGGAAAATTGGCATTTGATACCGAATACAATCAGCTTAAGATGGAATCGCAAGACTTGATTACTTCACTTAGCAAGATGACCGGAAAAACCAATCCAGCGACCGTACTCCATGCCTATAGACCACCAAACGGTGCAGCTCGTATTATCGATCTAACAACTGACAAGGTAAAAGTTGAGTCCCGTTCTGAAGAAGGGATGAAGCGTTACAATCCCGAAATCGCTTCAGGGAAACGATATTCAATTGGCGAATTTGAAAAGACACCCGTACTTATCTTGAGAGAGCCAGTCATTTGGACGGACGGCAAAGTAGTCGAGCTACAAATGATTCAACTTCTCACCGATGTAAAAAATAATTTATACTTGCTTAAGCTTATCCTTCTCGGGGTGACACTTATCGCGATGATTCCAATAACAATTTCAAGCATAGCGCTTGGCCGTATTGTGATAAACCCAATTGGTAATCTCATTAAAACAATGTCGCAAAGTAGGCAAACGGGGACATACGAGAAGATTGAGGTCCCGGCTGAAGGGAAAGACGAAATGGCACAGATGGGCAATGAGTTCAATAATATGATGGGGCAGCTTGAGAGTAACTTCAAAAAGCAAGAACAGTTCGTCTCTAATGCTTCACATGAATTAAAAACGCCACTCACTGTTATAGAAAGCTACGCGCGGCTCCTTTCACGCCGAGGATTTGATGACCTATCGGTAGCGGAAGAGTCAGTCGGGGCAATTCTTGGAGAATCCATTCGGATGAAGCATATGATTGAGCAAATGCTCCATCTGGCAAGAAATCAGGAGCATGTTGCGTTTAACTTTGAGAAAACAGATATCAATTCATTGGTTGAAAAGACCTTACAGCCAATGCGACAAGCACACGCAAGAGATTTCATCCTAGAAGGGAACAGTTCCGTGGTTACGGTGACAGATGCCGAAAAGCTGAGGCAACTATTATTCATTCTCCTCGATAATGCACGGAAATATAGCGAACGAGAAATTAAAACAACTATTTCAGAAAATGAAACTAAGATTTCCATTGCCGTTACTGACTATGGAAACGGTATACCTGAAGAAGCCTTGCCGCGCATTTTTGACCGATTCTACCGAGTTCATGAAGACAGAAACCGCAAAACAGGCGGAACGGGCCTTGGGTTGTCGATTGCTAAGGAACTGGCAAATGGTCTTGGAGCAGAATTGAAACTTGAAAGTAGCGTTGGCGTGGGAACCACCTTTTGGATCATCATGCCTAAAAAACAGTTTCTCACCGATTTTTAA
- a CDS encoding YfcC family protein, with the protein MFIVIIIMTILTYILPAGQYDRIEKDGRTIVDPTSFKFIESSPVGILEMFNSVHAGLVGAAPIILFVFLFGGALGIMQKTGAIDSFIKFIAARFGQREKILIPLLILIFSLLGTLIGSAEDTLVYIAIIVPMTMALKMDALTGFAIVMLGTLATGFVTGITNPFNVGVAQSIAELPIYSGMGLRIAIFIVFYIVTVLYIYFHAAKVKKNPELGVYGKFDPNDQAEIDLSFRMGTRHKLALFVLLFNFIALVVGVIKFQWYISEIGGIFLFSAIIMGFIGKISPGKMADGFVEGARDMVAGALIIGIAQTILVITTNGGLLDTILYYSSALVGQLPTSINAIGMFIMQLFLNFIVPSGSGQAALTMPIMTPLADLIGVTRQTAVFAFQMGDGISNMIIPTSGVLLAGLAIAGIPFTKWVKWVFPYFLIQVGIAIIFLIIAQATNYGPF; encoded by the coding sequence ATGTTCATAGTTATCATCATTATGACGATATTGACTTACATTTTGCCAGCCGGCCAGTATGATAGAATCGAAAAAGACGGTCGAACTATAGTGGATCCAACGTCATTCAAATTCATTGAATCATCGCCAGTCGGGATATTGGAAATGTTCAACAGTGTTCATGCCGGATTAGTGGGTGCTGCGCCCATTATTTTGTTTGTATTTTTGTTTGGTGGAGCGCTTGGAATTATGCAGAAAACTGGGGCGATTGACTCTTTTATTAAGTTTATTGCTGCACGCTTCGGACAAAGGGAAAAGATACTGATTCCATTGTTGATATTAATCTTTTCATTATTAGGGACATTAATTGGTTCAGCAGAGGATACACTCGTTTACATTGCAATTATTGTGCCGATGACTATGGCGTTGAAAATGGATGCGCTTACAGGCTTTGCAATTGTAATGCTTGGTACATTAGCTACGGGGTTTGTTACGGGAATTACCAATCCCTTTAACGTTGGGGTTGCGCAAAGCATTGCCGAACTTCCAATCTATTCCGGAATGGGATTACGCATAGCAATTTTCATTGTCTTTTACATTGTGACAGTGCTCTATATTTATTTCCATGCGGCGAAAGTTAAAAAGAATCCTGAGTTAGGGGTATATGGAAAGTTTGACCCAAATGACCAGGCGGAGATTGATCTAAGTTTTAGAATGGGCACAAGACATAAGCTTGCATTGTTTGTATTATTGTTCAATTTCATTGCACTAGTTGTTGGAGTCATTAAATTTCAATGGTATATAAGTGAAATTGGCGGTATATTCCTCTTTAGTGCGATTATCATGGGGTTCATCGGAAAAATCTCTCCAGGCAAAATGGCAGATGGTTTTGTTGAGGGAGCACGTGACATGGTGGCAGGTGCTTTAATCATTGGGATTGCGCAGACAATTTTGGTTATAACGACGAATGGTGGTTTGCTCGATACAATTTTATATTATTCTTCAGCGTTAGTCGGTCAATTACCGACATCCATTAATGCTATAGGCATGTTTATCATGCAATTATTCCTAAACTTCATAGTTCCGTCGGGCAGTGGACAGGCTGCATTGACAATGCCGATAATGACACCATTGGCAGATTTAATAGGGGTTACAAGACAAACAGCGGTATTCGCGTTCCAAATGGGTGATGGGATTTCAAATATGATTATCCCGACAAGTGGTGTGCTTTTAGCGGGACTCGCAATTGCGGGAATTCCATTTACTAAATGGGTAAAATGGGTATTCCCGTATTTCTTGATTCAGGTTGGAATTGCGATTATCTTCTTGATCATCGCTCAAGCAACAAACTACGGTCCATTTTAA
- a CDS encoding response regulator transcription factor: MKEQILIIEDEENIARVLQLELEFEGYGTSIAHTGPDGLIKYREQQWDLVLLDLMLPGLNGLDVLRRIRATEADTPVILLTAKCDVGDKVAGLDLGANDYVTKPFEIDELLARIRSALRFSKPAAPVETKDEHLLEFAGLSIHNQSREVKREGRSIELTPREYDLLLHLLKHPNQVLSREQLLDAVWGFDYYGDTNVVDVYIRYVRKKIEQGEKNTLIQTIRGVGYVLKEQVNET, encoded by the coding sequence ATGAAAGAACAGATTTTAATCATTGAAGACGAAGAAAATATTGCACGTGTCCTGCAGCTTGAGCTTGAGTTTGAAGGATATGGAACAAGTATCGCACATACAGGGCCTGACGGGCTTATTAAATATCGCGAACAACAATGGGATCTTGTTTTGCTTGACCTCATGTTACCAGGATTGAATGGGCTAGATGTTTTACGACGGATTCGAGCAACGGAAGCAGATACACCCGTCATTTTATTGACGGCTAAATGTGATGTGGGGGATAAAGTAGCGGGGCTTGACCTTGGAGCGAACGATTATGTGACGAAGCCTTTTGAAATCGACGAATTACTCGCAAGAATTCGGTCGGCGCTAAGATTCTCGAAACCTGCGGCGCCTGTAGAGACTAAAGATGAACACCTCCTTGAGTTCGCTGGTTTGTCGATCCACAATCAATCTCGTGAAGTGAAAAGAGAGGGGCGCTCTATTGAATTAACACCACGTGAATACGATCTTTTACTTCACTTGCTAAAACACCCGAACCAAGTGCTGTCGCGCGAACAGTTACTAGACGCTGTATGGGGATTCGATTATTATGGCGATACAAACGTCGTCGATGTGTATATCCGATATGTCCGGAAGAAAATCGAACAAGGAGAAAAAAACACGCTTATTCAGACAATACGTGGTGTTGGTTATGTTTTAAAGGAGCAGGTTAATGAAACTTAA
- a CDS encoding M20 family metallopeptidase yields MVIKQDALLEEVVTWRRHLHENAELSHQEYKTSEYIYNLLKTFPGLTVKRLTKTSVYAVLEGTKKSELETYTIAFRADIDALPIVEEADVDFKSKTIGVMHACGHDAHAAMLLGAAKALSDKRDEISGEIRFIFQHAEEVTPGGAVELVEKGVMDGVDYVFALHVYPYENAGKFTMKEGKLNAAGDDFEIKVIGSGGHASTPELTIDPLIIGAEIATNIQQIVSRKLPILKAPVITVTKFNCGNSLNVIAGHAELGGTIRSHDPVVRVQAREYLEQVVEGIARAHGAKTEIKWDIGCAAVHNDKEATAITRGVAQELVGADNVVEMEEPLFGAEDFAAYSEVVPASMQFIGVHNESFGEAYPLHHPKFKIDESAFKFGVNYFVKIAEKFTNGLG; encoded by the coding sequence ATGGTCATAAAACAAGATGCATTACTAGAAGAAGTGGTTACTTGGAGACGTCATTTACATGAAAATGCAGAACTGTCACATCAAGAATATAAAACGTCAGAGTACATTTATAATCTCTTGAAAACTTTTCCTGGATTAACTGTGAAGAGACTGACAAAGACAAGCGTTTACGCGGTGCTTGAGGGGACTAAGAAGTCGGAACTGGAAACGTATACAATTGCATTTCGGGCTGATATTGATGCACTTCCGATTGTAGAAGAAGCAGACGTTGATTTTAAATCTAAAACGATTGGCGTAATGCATGCATGTGGCCATGACGCTCACGCAGCTATGTTGCTGGGCGCGGCAAAAGCTCTGTCAGATAAAAGAGACGAAATAAGCGGTGAAATTCGGTTCATCTTCCAGCATGCTGAAGAAGTAACGCCGGGAGGTGCCGTTGAACTTGTAGAAAAAGGTGTTATGGATGGCGTAGATTATGTTTTTGCCCTTCATGTCTATCCTTATGAAAATGCGGGAAAGTTTACGATGAAAGAAGGGAAATTGAATGCGGCTGGAGATGACTTTGAAATAAAGGTCATCGGAAGCGGCGGCCATGCTTCTACACCTGAGCTAACAATCGATCCGCTAATTATTGGTGCTGAAATTGCAACCAATATTCAACAGATTGTGTCTCGCAAATTACCAATCTTGAAAGCCCCAGTCATAACAGTGACAAAATTCAATTGTGGGAATTCGTTGAACGTCATTGCTGGACATGCTGAGCTTGGAGGAACAATCCGTTCACATGATCCAGTTGTGCGCGTACAGGCGAGAGAATACTTGGAGCAAGTTGTGGAGGGAATTGCAAGGGCACACGGCGCAAAAACTGAAATTAAATGGGATATTGGATGTGCTGCAGTTCATAATGATAAAGAAGCAACGGCTATTACTAGGGGTGTGGCGCAAGAGCTTGTTGGTGCAGACAATGTGGTGGAAATGGAAGAGCCATTATTCGGCGCAGAAGATTTTGCGGCCTATTCTGAAGTTGTGCCAGCGTCGATGCAATTCATTGGCGTTCATAATGAAAGTTTTGGAGAAGCCTATCCACTCCACCATCCTAAGTTTAAAATTGATGAAAGTGCGTTTAAATTCGGTGTAAATTATTTTGTTAAAATTGCGGAAAAGTTTACGAATGGCTTGGGTTAA
- a CDS encoding M20/M25/M40 family metallo-hydrolase, whose translation MKNYLWGTPSTLRSLLCELVSWDSRTLTEGECAFAPKLEGKLKELTYFKDNPERLELHDAGLGRHAVTALYKHPEATETIVLMSHFDTVWTEEYGVLEPLAFHPEELTKKLLEPKHKKDLPDAVRIDLETGNYLFGRGTMDMKMGIALHMQLIEKASIEKWPINLILTTVPDEEVNSAGMRAAVTELVRIREEQGLTYKLFLNSEPSFSQNPTDIAEYIYSGTIGKIMPAALFYGKETHVGEPMKGMTANYIASYLTQRMEWNELFRETDLGESTPLPVSLQQKDLKLQYSTQTPYRAVALYNVFLMKRTASEVMDLFEQVAIEAMSTCNDSYKIICEREQVKGVGEVKVLRYEQLLDHALIKLGAEEVERLKQEALNNDEWDDREKSLRIVDNLMIQCQELAPATILLYAPPYYPAINSSNDPLVIQTIELMKKAAKTFNNTVEQIHYFNGICDLSYVNYEDDAEGWAAFESNTPVWGDTYSIPFTEMAQLKAPVLNVGPFGKDAHQRTERLHVDSAFVEMPVMLETLVKSMYVPNESLETCAG comes from the coding sequence ATGAAAAACTATTTATGGGGCACACCCTCTACACTTCGATCCCTGCTATGCGAACTCGTTAGCTGGGATAGCCGAACGTTAACGGAGGGCGAGTGTGCATTCGCTCCCAAGTTAGAAGGGAAATTAAAAGAACTTACTTATTTCAAGGATAATCCGGAACGGTTGGAACTGCATGATGCCGGACTTGGTCGTCATGCAGTCACTGCTTTATACAAGCACCCAGAGGCAACGGAAACAATCGTGCTTATGAGTCATTTTGATACGGTTTGGACAGAGGAATATGGTGTATTGGAACCGCTCGCTTTTCATCCAGAAGAGCTGACAAAAAAGCTGTTGGAGCCTAAACATAAGAAAGATTTGCCAGATGCCGTACGTATCGATCTTGAGACAGGAAATTACTTGTTTGGTCGAGGGACGATGGATATGAAAATGGGGATTGCTCTTCATATGCAGCTCATTGAAAAAGCAAGCATCGAAAAATGGCCGATTAATCTTATCTTGACTACGGTTCCTGATGAAGAGGTGAACTCAGCAGGTATGCGTGCTGCGGTGACGGAGTTAGTCCGTATTCGTGAAGAGCAAGGGTTAACGTATAAACTATTTTTAAATAGCGAGCCATCGTTTTCACAAAACCCAACGGACATTGCTGAATATATCTACTCAGGTACCATTGGGAAAATCATGCCCGCTGCATTGTTCTATGGAAAAGAAACGCATGTTGGTGAGCCGATGAAAGGTATGACTGCAAACTATATTGCATCATACTTGACGCAACGCATGGAATGGAACGAGTTGTTTCGCGAGACGGATCTTGGGGAAAGTACGCCGCTACCGGTTTCGTTGCAGCAAAAGGATTTGAAATTGCAATACTCGACGCAAACACCTTACCGTGCAGTGGCATTGTATAACGTCTTCCTTATGAAGCGTACTGCATCGGAAGTAATGGATTTGTTCGAACAAGTGGCAATTGAGGCGATGTCAACGTGTAATGACAGCTACAAGATAATTTGTGAACGGGAGCAAGTGAAGGGGGTAGGGGAAGTAAAAGTTCTGCGCTATGAGCAGCTCCTTGACCATGCCTTGATAAAATTAGGGGCGGAGGAAGTTGAACGCTTGAAACAAGAAGCACTTAATAACGATGAGTGGGACGACCGCGAAAAATCGCTCCGCATCGTCGATAATCTCATGATTCAGTGTCAAGAACTTGCACCGGCAACTATCCTTCTATACGCACCACCGTATTATCCAGCCATCAACTCATCGAATGATCCACTTGTCATTCAAACAATCGAGTTAATGAAGAAAGCAGCGAAAACATTCAATAATACAGTCGAGCAGATCCATTACTTCAATGGAATTTGTGACCTAAGTTATGTAAACTATGAAGATGACGCAGAGGGCTGGGCTGCATTCGAAAGCAACACGCCGGTATGGGGCGATACGTATAGCATTCCCTTTACTGAGATGGCCCAGTTGAAAGCACCCGTGCTCAATGTAGGCCCATTTGGGAAAGATGCACATCAACGGACTGAGCGTTTACATGTCGACAGTGCTTTCGTTGAAATGCCTGTCATGCTGGAAACCCTCGTGAAGAGCATGTATGTCCCGAATGAAAGCCTGGAAACATGCGCAGGCTAA